Proteins encoded within one genomic window of Erinaceus europaeus chromosome 13, mEriEur2.1, whole genome shotgun sequence:
- the LOC103128135 gene encoding zinc finger protein 14-like isoform X4, with product MGENLRNFLSIEKIQELSTKKQHYLHRSQQSNTAVKVSEGKKSQNGRKSQECEVYNKLLTDSIHLQKYERIHSGKKPYGCKQCNKTFSCPSHLQVHERTHSGEKPYECKQCSKTFSCSSKLRKHEKTHSGEKPYECKQCNKTFSCSSKLKKHERTHSGEKPYECKQCSKTFSCSSRLKKHERTHRGEKPYECKQCSKTFRWSCSLKLHERTHSGEKPYECKQCSKTFSWSWNHKLHERTHSGEKPYECKQCSKTFSWSWSLKLHERTHSGEKPYECKQCSKTFSCSRTLRSHERTHSGEKPYECKQCCKSFSFSSSLRTHERTHSGEKPYECKQCSKKFMFSSKLKKHERTHSGEKPFECKQCSKTFSCSSSLKLHERSHSGEKPYECKLCCKTFSVSSSLKLHERTHSGEKPYECKQCSKAFSCSSSLKKHERTHSGEKPYKCKQCCKTFSVSSSLRTHERTHSGEKPYECKQCTKAFSCSSSLKKHERTHSGGNPMNVNNVVKQFQ from the coding sequence taatacagcagtgaaagtctctgagggcaaaaaaagtcagaatggtagaaaatctcaagaatgtgaagtatacaacaaattactcactgattctattcatcttcaaaaatatgaaagaattcacagtggaaagaaaccctATGGATGTAAACAGTgtaataaaacattcagttgtccCAGTCATCTTcaggtacatgaaagaactcacagtggagagaaaccctatgaatgtaaacaatgtagtaaaacattcagttgttccagtaaacttaggaaacatgaaaaaactcacagtggagagaaaccctatgaatgtaaacaatgtaataaaacattcagttgttccagtaaacttaagaaacatgaaagaactcacagtggagagaaaccctatgaatgtaaacaatgtagtaaaacattcagttgttccagtagacttaagaaacatgaaagaactcacagaggagagaaaccctatgaatgtaaacaatgtagtaaaacattccgttGGTCCTGTAGTCTTAagctacatgaaagaactcacagtggagagaaaccctatgaatgtaaacaatgtagtaaaacattcagttggtcTTGGAATCATAagctacatgaaagaactcacagtggagagaaaccctatgaatgtaaacaatgtagtaaaacattcagttggtcCTGGAGTCTTAagctacatgaaagaactcacagtggagagaagccctatgaatgtaaacaatgtagtaaaacattcagttgttccaggaCTCTTCgctcacatgaaagaactcatagtggagagaaaccctatgaatgtaaacaatgttgtAAATCATTCAGTTTTTCAAGtagtcttcggacacatgaaagaactcacagtggagagaaaccctatgaatgtaagcaatgtagtaaaaaattcatgttttccagtaaacttaagaaacatgaaagaactcacagtggagagaaaccctttgaatgtaaacaatgtagtaaaacattcagttgttccagtagccTTAAGCTACATGAAagatctcacagtggagagaaaccctatgaatgtaaactatgttgTAAAACATTCAGTGTTTCCAGTAGTCTTAaattacatgaaagaactcacagtggagagaaaccctatgaatgtaaacaatgtagtaaagcattcagttgttccagtagtcttaagaaacatgaaagaactcacagtggagagaaaccctataaatgtaaacAATGTTGTAAAACATTCAGTGTTTCCAGTAGTCTTCGAACACATGAAAGAACccatagtggagagaaaccctatgaatgtaaacaatgtactaaagcattcagttgttccagtagtcttaagaaacatgaaagaactcacagtggaggaaaccctatgaatgttaacaatgtagtaaaacagttCCAATAG